From Bacteroidales bacterium, one genomic window encodes:
- a CDS encoding serpin family protein translates to MRSIIFLLAFLVIGQGCGKEPEGPKNPRQLQLPLKSSEVIYRNNRFGIDLFTVTAETENKNLMLSPLSASTALSMLLNGCSDDTYDQIRDMLGYEGLTPGEINATYKSLLGQLLDLDPEIDLALANAVWYRNTFDVHQSFLDTMNKAFDARIEALDFNSPSAITTINGWASDNTKGKIQKVIQEISAETVMFLMNALYFKGTWTYQFDKQLTAPASFYLPDGTTIEVETMKSEIPLRLCSTPDYTAAELTYGQQNFSMVLIEPTETLDEFLSEFDPEDWEELTLKLDDIVEPSDCELSLPKFRFDYERILNDQLASLGMIDAFMPFVADLSGISDESLFVSFVKQNTFIDVNEEGTEAAAVTTIGIDYTSAGPDPFIVDKPFVFAIRERTTGILLFIGKVIMPGY, encoded by the coding sequence ATGCGATCAATCATCTTTCTGCTGGCTTTTCTGGTTATCGGCCAGGGATGCGGGAAGGAACCAGAAGGTCCCAAAAATCCCAGACAGTTGCAACTGCCTTTAAAATCTTCCGAGGTCATTTACCGGAACAACCGCTTTGGCATTGATCTTTTCACTGTCACGGCTGAAACTGAAAATAAAAACCTGATGCTGTCGCCCCTGAGCGCCAGCACTGCGCTCTCGATGCTTCTGAATGGATGCAGCGACGATACGTATGACCAGATCCGTGACATGCTCGGCTACGAAGGGCTGACCCCCGGAGAGATCAACGCCACCTATAAAAGTCTTCTTGGCCAGCTTCTGGATCTGGACCCTGAAATTGATCTTGCACTGGCCAATGCAGTCTGGTACAGGAATACATTTGATGTTCATCAATCGTTCCTGGATACGATGAACAAGGCTTTTGATGCTCGCATCGAAGCCCTGGATTTTAACAGCCCTTCTGCCATCACCACGATCAACGGATGGGCAAGTGATAACACCAAGGGGAAGATTCAGAAGGTCATACAGGAAATCTCTGCTGAAACCGTGATGTTTTTAATGAATGCTCTCTATTTCAAGGGAACGTGGACGTACCAGTTCGACAAGCAGCTTACCGCACCTGCTTCCTTTTATCTTCCGGATGGTACGACAATTGAGGTGGAGACCATGAAAAGCGAAATTCCCCTTCGTCTTTGTTCCACTCCGGATTATACAGCTGCTGAACTTACTTATGGACAGCAGAATTTTTCAATGGTACTCATTGAACCTACCGAGACGCTTGATGAATTCCTGTCAGAGTTCGATCCAGAGGATTGGGAAGAGCTGACCTTAAAACTCGATGATATCGTTGAACCTTCGGATTGCGAATTATCGCTCCCCAAATTCAGGTTTGACTATGAAAGGATCCTGAACGACCAGCTTGCCAGTCTTGGGATGATCGATGCTTTTATGCCTTTTGTCGCTGATCTGAGTGGAATTTCAGATGAGAGCCTTTTCGTAAGTTTTGTCAAACAGAATACCTTTATCGATGTCAATGAAGAGGGGACCGAAGCTGCTGCCGTAACGACCATCGGTATTGATTACACCAGTGCAGGCCCCGATCCATTCATCGTCGACAAGCCTTTTGTTTTTGCTATCCGGGAGCGGACTACAGGAATCTTGCTTTTCATCGGCAAAGTCATCATGCCAGGGTACTGA
- a CDS encoding glycosyltransferase family 39 protein, producing the protein MADSPRSRIVWLITVLAGSILFFPFLGSVSLFDWDEINFAEVAREMIVTGDYLNVQINFQPFWEKPPLFFWLQVISMKLFGINEFAARFPNALCGICTLIILYHIGKRMYDHRMGVIWMLVYAGSILPFFYFKSGIIDPWFNLLITLGIYFGAGYLLLDANRSLNALLSGAFIGLAVLTKGPVALLLFGLTGLVYLIITRFRMRLRLQHIALFFAGLMITGGCWFIIQLLTGHADVVGDFIRYQVRLFNTRDAGHGGFPLYHVVVLFAGVFPASVFVLSSIRKINQGSSFRKAWSQICLILLLVVLVVFSIVRTKIVHYSSLAYFPLTWMASEYIYHVVTQKAEVNRLTRISLGILGSIWIVVLILLVIALMNKDSLLSSGMIRDAFAAANLQANVTWTGWEALVVLPLILSMILFYVLKENRTRVIVIFAGTLLFSFISMSVILPKAEGYTQRAAIEFYREKGPEDCYIHTLGFKSYAHFFYGQKKPPENPLSYDQEWLLKGRIDKPVYFVYKITRKQRYQDEYPQLKILYERNGFVFARREMPDLSNH; encoded by the coding sequence ATGGCAGATTCCCCCCGCTCCCGGATTGTCTGGCTCATTACTGTCCTGGCAGGGTCCATCTTATTTTTTCCTTTTCTGGGTTCAGTGTCGCTTTTCGACTGGGATGAGATCAACTTTGCGGAAGTGGCCCGGGAAATGATCGTAACAGGGGATTACCTGAATGTACAGATCAATTTCCAGCCTTTCTGGGAAAAGCCTCCCCTGTTTTTCTGGCTTCAGGTGATCTCGATGAAGCTTTTCGGGATCAATGAATTCGCTGCCCGTTTTCCCAACGCACTCTGTGGCATTTGCACCCTGATCATCCTGTACCACATCGGAAAGAGAATGTATGATCACAGGATGGGGGTCATCTGGATGCTTGTTTATGCAGGTTCCATTCTGCCTTTTTTTTATTTTAAATCCGGTATCATCGATCCCTGGTTTAACCTGCTCATTACGCTGGGCATCTATTTCGGAGCCGGTTACCTGCTCCTGGATGCGAACCGGTCGTTGAATGCATTGCTTTCAGGCGCATTCATTGGACTGGCTGTGTTGACAAAAGGGCCTGTTGCTTTGCTTTTATTCGGGCTGACCGGGCTTGTCTACCTGATCATCACCAGGTTCAGAATGCGACTCCGGCTTCAGCACATCGCCCTTTTCTTTGCCGGGTTGATGATTACAGGCGGATGCTGGTTCATCATCCAGCTTTTAACCGGTCACGCAGACGTGGTCGGTGATTTCATCCGTTACCAGGTTCGGCTGTTCAATACCAGGGATGCAGGGCACGGAGGATTCCCGCTGTATCATGTGGTGGTTCTCTTCGCTGGCGTTTTTCCGGCCTCCGTTTTTGTTTTGAGCAGTATCAGGAAAATAAATCAGGGGTCTTCTTTCAGGAAGGCCTGGAGCCAGATCTGCCTGATCCTGCTGCTGGTCGTACTTGTTGTGTTTTCGATCGTCAGGACCAAGATCGTCCATTACTCATCGCTGGCCTATTTCCCGTTGACCTGGATGGCATCGGAGTATATTTATCACGTGGTCACTCAAAAGGCGGAAGTGAACCGCCTGACACGGATCTCCCTTGGGATCCTGGGATCCATCTGGATTGTCGTGCTTATTTTGCTTGTGATAGCACTGATGAATAAAGACAGTCTGTTATCCTCAGGAATGATCAGGGATGCATTTGCCGCTGCGAATCTGCAGGCGAATGTCACTTGGACCGGATGGGAGGCTTTGGTCGTTCTTCCGTTGATCCTATCCATGATCTTGTTCTACGTTCTGAAGGAAAATCGCACACGGGTAATTGTGATCTTTGCCGGGACCCTGTTGTTTTCTTTCATTTCAATGAGCGTGATCCTGCCGAAGGCTGAAGGATACACGCAACGGGCGGCCATCGAATTTTACAGGGAGAAGGGACCGGAAGACTGTTACATCCATACCCTTGGATTTAAAAGCTATGCGCATTTTTTCTATGGCCAAAAGAAACCACCGGAAAATCCATTATCCTATGATCAGGAATGGCTGTTGAAGGGCAGGATTGATAAACCAGTCTACTTTGTTTATAAAATCACACGCAAACAACGCTATCAGGATGAATACCCCCAGTTGAAGATCCTTTACGAGCGGAATGGTTTTGTCTTTGCCAGACGGGAAATGCCTGATCTTTCAAATCATTAA
- a CDS encoding methyltransferase — MLTPETIREMISGYRTSRILLSALELDIFTAIGSNGKTSVQVANSCGTALRSTEMLLHALCALTFLEKKENVFHNTAASHQWLDRNSPDYLSGLHHNTSLWHSWTSLTESVKEGKTVVWKDGEKDNQKWLGPFIAAMHDRARMNAPSVVAHLRLEGMHKVLDLGGGPGTYAMEMVRQNPEINAFVCDLPEVVALTENYIANAGLTGSVRTIAGDFMQDDIGKDYDLIFLSAIIHSYSPDENRFLLKKCADALNRNGMIVIQDFIMDEDRIHPVEGALFAINMLVNTVSGSTYTGSEVTGWLEEAGFGDIERIAVSNRTIQLAGRKTVDS; from the coding sequence ATGCTGACCCCTGAGACCATCCGTGAAATGATCAGCGGTTACCGGACCAGCCGCATCCTTTTGTCCGCCCTGGAGCTTGACATCTTCACGGCCATTGGATCAAATGGAAAGACCAGCGTGCAGGTTGCCAACTCTTGCGGGACGGCGCTGCGGTCAACGGAAATGTTGCTGCATGCCTTGTGTGCACTGACGTTTCTCGAAAAAAAAGAAAACGTGTTCCATAACACAGCCGCTTCTCATCAGTGGCTTGACAGGAATTCACCGGATTATTTATCAGGACTGCATCACAACACATCACTTTGGCATTCTTGGACATCTCTCACTGAATCAGTGAAGGAAGGCAAGACGGTGGTTTGGAAGGATGGGGAAAAAGACAACCAGAAATGGCTGGGGCCATTCATCGCGGCCATGCACGACAGGGCCCGTATGAATGCCCCCTCAGTTGTTGCCCATCTCCGGCTGGAAGGAATGCATAAGGTACTTGATCTGGGAGGAGGGCCCGGCACCTATGCCATGGAGATGGTCAGGCAAAATCCGGAGATCAATGCCTTTGTCTGTGATCTCCCTGAAGTCGTTGCACTTACGGAAAATTACATAGCGAATGCCGGGCTCACGGGAAGTGTCCGTACCATTGCGGGAGATTTCATGCAGGATGACATCGGTAAGGATTATGACTTGATCTTCCTGTCGGCGATCATCCATTCCTACTCGCCCGACGAGAACAGGTTCCTCCTCAAAAAGTGCGCGGATGCATTGAACAGGAACGGCATGATCGTCATACAGGACTTTATTATGGATGAGGACAGGATTCATCCCGTGGAGGGGGCTCTGTTTGCCATCAACATGCTGGTCAATACCGTTTCCGGCTCCACCTATACCGGGTCAGAAGTGACCGGTTGGCTTGAGGAAGCTGGATTTGGGGATATTGAGCGGATAGCTGTTTCAAACCGGACGATACAGCTGGCGGGCAGGAAGACAGTTGACAGTTGA
- the trmD gene encoding tRNA (guanosine(37)-N1)-methyltransferase TrmD, with translation MHIDIITLFPDMFEGAFTHSILKRAREKGIAEVEIHNLRDHATNRHKSVDDYPYGGGSGMVMMIEPIDRCIGLLRSRRNYDESIYLTPDGEMFSQPLANQLSLLNNLILLCGHYKGVDERVREALITREISIGNYVLSGGELAAMVLCDSIIRLLPGVLGDETSALSDSFQDSLLAPPVYTRPSNYKGMKVPDVLLSGNDKEIAHWRQVKALERTEQRRPQLLDG, from the coding sequence ATGCACATTGATATCATTACGCTTTTTCCGGATATGTTTGAAGGAGCGTTTACCCATTCCATCCTTAAACGGGCCAGGGAAAAGGGAATTGCCGAAGTGGAAATTCATAATTTACGTGATCATGCCACAAACCGCCATAAAAGTGTTGATGATTATCCTTATGGCGGGGGTTCGGGTATGGTGATGATGATCGAGCCAATTGACCGGTGCATTGGCTTGTTACGTTCCAGAAGGAATTATGATGAGTCCATTTACCTGACCCCTGATGGAGAAATGTTCTCTCAACCGCTGGCCAATCAACTTTCCTTGCTCAATAACCTGATCCTGTTGTGCGGGCATTATAAAGGGGTGGATGAACGGGTTAGGGAAGCGCTGATCACCAGGGAAATTTCCATCGGGAATTATGTTCTCTCGGGAGGAGAGCTTGCCGCCATGGTATTGTGCGACAGTATCATACGGTTGTTACCGGGGGTTCTGGGCGACGAAACCTCTGCCCTTTCGGATTCATTCCAGGACAGCCTTCTGGCTCCGCCCGTCTACACGCGCCCTTCAAATTATAAGGGAATGAAGGTCCCTGATGTCCTTTTATCGGGTAATGATAAAGAGATCGCACACTGGCGCCAGGTAAAAGCGTTGGAGCGTACCGAACAACGACGGCCACAACTGCTGGATGGTTAA
- the xseB gene encoding exodeoxyribonuclease VII small subunit, whose amino-acid sequence MKSYTNALKEIEKIVDELERGDVPVDVLVAKVKRASELIRICKAMLRDTGKDVEGVLGEMNEESLKE is encoded by the coding sequence ATGAAAAGCTATACGAATGCACTGAAGGAAATTGAAAAGATCGTGGATGAACTGGAAAGGGGCGATGTTCCCGTGGACGTGCTTGTGGCCAAAGTGAAAAGAGCTTCTGAATTGATCAGGATCTGCAAGGCCATGCTCAGAGACACCGGCAAAGATGTTGAGGGAGTCCTTGGTGAAATGAACGAAGAATCGCTGAAGGAATGA
- a CDS encoding sigma-70 family RNA polymerase sigma factor produces the protein MVETDDHSIIRKIRQGDVESFSVLVDRYQEAIYRLCYYMTGNKNDARDLTQEVFLKAYTNLDKVDFQYKFFSWLYRIAFNESVTFARRKRYFSSVEELSVNDLESIDEETLQTAVRRNVRSAVLQLQPKHRILVVLKYYNELSYQQMSIITGITEKKVKSRLFEARQVLRNILTEQIG, from the coding sequence ATGGTTGAAACTGACGATCATTCAATCATAAGAAAGATCCGCCAGGGAGATGTTGAATCATTTTCTGTGTTGGTCGACAGATACCAGGAAGCCATTTACCGGTTGTGCTACTATATGACTGGAAACAAGAACGACGCCAGGGATCTAACGCAGGAAGTCTTTCTCAAAGCCTACACGAATCTGGATAAGGTTGATTTTCAGTATAAGTTCTTTAGCTGGTTGTATCGAATTGCTTTCAACGAGTCGGTAACCTTCGCAAGACGCAAAAGATATTTTTCTTCCGTGGAAGAGTTGAGCGTGAATGATCTTGAAAGTATTGACGAAGAAACCCTACAGACGGCAGTCAGGCGAAATGTCAGAAGTGCGGTCCTGCAGCTGCAACCCAAGCATCGTATTCTGGTCGTTTTAAAATATTACAACGAATTGTCCTATCAGCAGATGAGCATAATTACAGGGATTACGGAGAAAAAGGTCAAGTCAAGATTATTCGAGGCACGTCAGGTTTTGCGGAATATTCTGACAGAACAAATTGGTTGA
- a CDS encoding S8 family serine peptidase, translating into MVRKNWFLLLCAMFSLSLFAQENGVLYKVAFNDKSQSEYAVDRPEEFLTPRAIERRQRYNIPITAEDLPIPSAYIRAIQDQGATTLIRSRWLNTVIIELPAQASPEMIKAMKFVKTVSNCDELVEKQDSPISDPECWREKPFFSPEQTGIPVTGSSVRNLDASASFDYGASLNQIAMINGVAMHSQGYTGKDIIIAVLDAGFRAVDTMAAFDSLWMNDRILGSRDFVNWGGNVFEPGIHQHGMMVLSIMGGNLPGQLVGTAPHSGYYLLRTEDGRSEYLMEEYYWIMGAEYADSVGADIINSSLGYTVFDDPADNHTYQDMDGNTTPVTVGADIAAGKGMLVCNSAGNSGSSQWKYIGAPADGDSVFTVGAVDSERNWANFSSLGPAYDGRIKPNIAAQGQQTILASPWGGISGGNGTSFSSPVIAGMTACLWQAKRDFSNLQLIEAIQKSAHQAANPDDTLGFGIPDYLLAKNILDSINVKIDEIKIFPNPFDQILQFWINLPSAQRAEVRMYDVSGKMVLVRSMELFKGISKISIQTELDKTGIYVVQLVTREKVYAAKALRSP; encoded by the coding sequence TTGGTTCGGAAGAATTGGTTTTTGCTGCTGTGTGCAATGTTTTCCCTGAGTCTCTTTGCTCAGGAAAATGGTGTATTGTACAAAGTGGCTTTTAACGACAAATCTCAGTCGGAGTATGCAGTTGACCGGCCTGAAGAATTTTTGACCCCGCGTGCCATTGAAAGAAGACAGCGTTACAACATTCCGATAACCGCAGAAGACTTACCCATACCTTCAGCTTATATTCGGGCAATTCAGGATCAGGGCGCAACTACCCTTATCCGCTCCCGATGGCTGAATACGGTCATCATTGAGCTGCCGGCACAGGCCTCTCCGGAGATGATCAAAGCCATGAAGTTTGTTAAAACAGTTTCTAACTGTGATGAATTGGTTGAAAAACAGGATTCACCGATCAGTGATCCTGAATGTTGGAGAGAAAAACCTTTTTTCAGCCCTGAACAGACAGGTATCCCGGTCACAGGATCATCCGTCAGAAATTTGGATGCTTCTGCGTCCTTTGACTACGGGGCATCCCTGAACCAGATCGCCATGATCAACGGGGTAGCAATGCATTCACAGGGCTATACCGGAAAAGACATCATCATTGCCGTATTGGATGCTGGTTTCAGGGCTGTGGATACCATGGCAGCCTTTGACTCCCTTTGGATGAATGACAGGATACTGGGATCGCGGGATTTTGTCAATTGGGGTGGAAATGTCTTTGAGCCGGGCATCCATCAGCATGGCATGATGGTGTTATCTATCATGGGCGGTAATTTACCCGGGCAGCTGGTAGGCACCGCCCCTCATTCGGGATATTATCTTTTACGGACCGAAGATGGCAGATCTGAATACCTTATGGAGGAATATTACTGGATCATGGGTGCTGAATATGCTGACAGCGTCGGAGCTGACATCATCAATTCTTCGCTTGGTTATACCGTGTTTGATGACCCGGCCGATAACCATACCTACCAGGATATGGATGGGAACACCACTCCGGTTACCGTTGGCGCCGACATAGCCGCGGGCAAGGGTATGCTGGTGTGCAACAGTGCAGGCAACAGCGGAAGTTCCCAATGGAAGTACATCGGAGCACCGGCTGACGGCGACAGCGTTTTCACCGTTGGCGCGGTCGATTCCGAACGGAACTGGGCAAACTTCAGCTCGCTGGGACCGGCTTACGACGGACGTATCAAGCCAAATATCGCTGCCCAGGGGCAACAGACGATCCTTGCCTCTCCCTGGGGTGGCATCAGCGGGGGCAATGGAACATCGTTCTCGTCACCCGTGATCGCAGGTATGACGGCCTGCCTCTGGCAGGCCAAACGCGATTTCAGTAACCTGCAACTTATAGAAGCCATCCAGAAAAGCGCTCACCAGGCCGCGAATCCTGATGACACCCTTGGATTTGGAATACCGGATTACCTCCTGGCAAAAAACATCCTTGACAGTATCAACGTTAAAATTGATGAAATAAAGATCTTCCCGAATCCCTTTGATCAAATCCTTCAGTTCTGGATCAATCTCCCTTCCGCTCAAAGAGCCGAAGTGCGGATGTATGATGTTTCCGGAAAAATGGTCCTTGTTAGATCAATGGAGCTTTTTAAAGGCATTTCTAAGATTTCCATCCAGACTGAACTCGACAAAACAGGTATCTATGTCGTCCAGTTGGTGACCAGGGAAAAGGTCTACGCCGCCAAAGCCCTTCGAAGTCCCTGA
- a CDS encoding PhzF family phenazine biosynthesis protein — MIPFYQVDAFTRKLFGGNPAGVCPLVEWIDDALMQRIATENNLSETAFFVDRGEWFEITWFTPAAEVDLCGHATLASAHVIFNHLDYPYDVIMFDTKSHGPLYARKANDLISLDFPAGKPQKVPVPDQLILALGRLPSELYATRDYLAVFETQEEILAIKPNFNLFSKLDKMGVCVTAPGRKSDFVSRFFAPAVGVNEDPVTGSVHTDLIPYWANRLGKNTMHALQLSKRGGELFCELNGDRVLISGRSVTFLEGEIKI, encoded by the coding sequence ATGATCCCTTTTTATCAGGTGGATGCCTTTACCAGAAAATTATTTGGCGGCAATCCCGCAGGTGTTTGTCCGCTGGTGGAGTGGATAGATGATGCCCTGATGCAACGCATAGCCACCGAGAACAACCTTTCTGAAACTGCGTTCTTCGTCGACAGGGGTGAGTGGTTTGAGATCACCTGGTTCACTCCTGCGGCAGAGGTCGATCTGTGCGGTCACGCCACACTGGCTTCAGCACATGTCATCTTCAACCACCTTGATTATCCGTATGATGTGATCATGTTCGACACCAAAAGCCATGGCCCGCTTTACGCGCGCAAGGCCAACGATCTTATTTCACTTGATTTTCCGGCGGGTAAACCTCAAAAGGTCCCTGTCCCTGATCAGCTGATCCTGGCACTGGGGCGGTTACCATCGGAGCTCTATGCCACCAGGGATTATCTGGCTGTTTTTGAAACACAGGAAGAGATCCTTGCCATTAAACCCAATTTCAATCTTTTCAGCAAACTCGACAAAATGGGCGTGTGCGTCACGGCTCCCGGCCGTAAATCGGATTTCGTATCAAGGTTCTTTGCCCCGGCGGTAGGAGTTAACGAAGATCCCGTTACCGGCTCGGTCCACACCGACCTTATCCCCTACTGGGCAAACCGTTTGGGCAAGAACACCATGCACGCACTTCAGCTGTCCAAACGCGGTGGTGAGTTATTCTGTGAATTGAACGGAGACAGGGTGCTGATCTCGGGCAGGTCGGTCACTTTCCTCGAAGGAGAAATAAAGATTTAA
- a CDS encoding secondary thiamine-phosphate synthase enzyme YjbQ, whose translation MKSYRKELWFHTATRRQLINITPQVEQCLRESGIREGLCLVNAMHITSSVFINDDEGGLHNDFESWLERLAPEKPYSQYQHNGYEDNADAHLKRTIMGRETVVAITDGSLDFGPWEQIFYGEFDGKRNKRVLVKIIGE comes from the coding sequence ATGAAATCGTATCGCAAGGAATTGTGGTTTCATACAGCCACGCGGCGTCAATTGATCAACATCACCCCGCAGGTGGAGCAGTGCCTGCGCGAAAGCGGCATTCGGGAGGGTCTGTGCCTTGTCAATGCCATGCACATAACCTCCAGTGTCTTCATCAACGATGACGAAGGCGGCCTTCATAACGATTTTGAGTCCTGGCTGGAAAGACTGGCTCCGGAGAAACCCTATTCACAGTACCAGCACAACGGATATGAAGACAATGCGGATGCTCATCTGAAACGAACCATCATGGGGCGTGAAACCGTGGTGGCCATCACTGACGGGAGTCTTGACTTCGGCCCCTGGGAACAGATATTTTACGGAGAATTCGATGGCAAACGCAACAAGCGGGTACTGGTCAAGATCATCGGAGAATAG
- the mscL gene encoding large-conductance mechanosensitive channel protein MscL, protein MGMMKEFKEFAMKGNVMDMAIGIIIGAAFGKIVSSFVGDILMPPIGLLFGNMDFADIAVTLKQAVGDTPAVTMKIGQFINYLIDFLIVALAIFMVVKGLNSMKKKQEAAPAPPPEPTKEETLLKEIRDLLKK, encoded by the coding sequence ATGGGAATGATGAAAGAATTCAAGGAATTTGCCATGAAAGGAAACGTAATGGACATGGCAATCGGTATCATTATCGGCGCTGCATTTGGCAAGATCGTATCTTCTTTTGTAGGGGACATCCTCATGCCCCCCATCGGCCTGCTTTTTGGGAACATGGACTTCGCCGATATCGCCGTCACCTTAAAACAGGCTGTTGGCGATACTCCTGCCGTTACAATGAAGATAGGCCAATTTATTAACTATCTTATTGATTTTCTGATTGTCGCTCTTGCTATCTTCATGGTTGTGAAGGGTTTGAATTCAATGAAAAAGAAACAGGAAGCCGCACCGGCTCCACCACCAGAACCAACGAAAGAAGAAACGCTTTTGAAGGAGATCAGGGACCTTCTGAAAAAATAG
- the xseA gene encoding exodeoxyribonuclease VII large subunit: MMNDQYSLFQDRQIYSLHEVAEHIREALEAAFPDFYWIRAEIAKLNFYPKSGHCYVDLVEKRDKATRAEMRATIWASNYQMITTKFRQQTRENLRDGMMILFLASVSFHEVYGLSLNIIDVEPSFTVGEMAREKRMAIEILKKEGIFDHNRKLTLPLLPGRIALISVETSKGYHDFVTSIENNPYGYGFHYQLFPSLLQGEKAIVTMTEQLKNISRRLADFDAVAIIRGGGGEVGLSAYDNYELARQVAAFPLPVITGIGHSTNETVVEMVAHTNMITPTAVAGFFIQQFFDFEGRLNALEFRLSTEIKNVLESSALYLAQCIQRFRASTGRLLERHRSTLASNKERIRIFSRHYLAEQNHLMEVYEQKLALLDPGNILKRGYSITYLDDVPIKDASMVTKGQRIKTQLYEGSIDSVVD; this comes from the coding sequence ATGATGAACGATCAATACAGCCTTTTCCAGGACCGGCAAATTTATTCGCTGCATGAGGTGGCCGAACATATCAGGGAAGCCCTTGAAGCTGCTTTTCCTGACTTTTACTGGATCAGAGCTGAAATTGCCAAACTGAATTTCTATCCCAAAAGCGGCCATTGTTATGTTGATCTGGTCGAAAAACGGGATAAAGCGACCAGGGCTGAAATGCGGGCAACCATCTGGGCTTCAAATTACCAGATGATCACCACCAAGTTCAGGCAACAAACCCGTGAGAATCTAAGGGATGGCATGATGATCCTGTTTCTTGCCTCCGTCAGTTTTCATGAAGTTTACGGACTGTCATTGAATATCATTGATGTTGAACCTTCCTTTACCGTAGGAGAAATGGCCAGGGAAAAGCGGATGGCCATTGAGATACTGAAAAAGGAAGGAATTTTTGATCATAACCGTAAATTAACCCTGCCGCTCTTGCCGGGAAGAATTGCTCTGATCTCTGTGGAAACCAGCAAGGGCTATCATGATTTTGTCACTTCGATTGAAAATAATCCTTACGGTTATGGGTTCCATTATCAGCTTTTCCCTTCACTCTTGCAGGGTGAGAAAGCCATAGTGACGATGACCGAACAGTTGAAGAACATCTCCCGCCGCCTGGCAGATTTTGATGCTGTGGCCATTATTCGGGGCGGGGGAGGTGAGGTGGGATTGAGCGCCTACGACAATTACGAACTGGCCAGGCAGGTTGCCGCATTTCCCCTGCCGGTGATCACAGGCATAGGCCATTCCACCAATGAAACCGTCGTGGAAATGGTAGCGCACACCAATATGATCACACCGACGGCAGTTGCCGGTTTTTTTATACAGCAGTTCTTCGATTTTGAAGGCCGGTTGAATGCACTCGAATTTCGCCTGTCAACAGAGATAAAGAATGTGCTTGAGTCCTCGGCTTTGTACCTTGCGCAGTGCATCCAGCGTTTCCGGGCGTCCACCGGGCGGTTGCTTGAGCGTCACAGGAGCACGCTGGCCAGCAACAAGGAACGGATCAGGATTTTTTCGAGGCATTATCTTGCCGAACAAAACCACCTTATGGAGGTCTATGAACAAAAATTAGCACTGCTCGACCCCGGGAACATTTTAAAAAGAGGCTACAGCATCACGTATCTTGATGATGTGCCCATTAAGGATGCTTCGATGGTGACCAAAGGACAACGGATAAAAACGCAGCTCTATGAAGGCAGTATTGATAGTGTAGTAGATTGA
- a CDS encoding sigma-70 family RNA polymerase sigma factor, which translates to MNDNFSEARIVEGFQSSENDVLEYIYREYLPSVLHMVKANNGAVIDAEDLFQDALVVAFEKIQSPDFALSCTFKTYLYSICRNLWMHRLEKMNKEFIPYEMMENTLTGYNDQDKSFLEAEKEKLFHDHFLRLGENCQKILFLVFQRFSSREIAKKLGLKSELYVRKRKSQCRKILSRNIKRDPMYSKIKNIRYEERP; encoded by the coding sequence ATGAACGACAACTTTTCCGAAGCCAGAATTGTTGAAGGATTTCAGAGCTCCGAAAACGACGTGCTGGAGTATATTTACCGTGAGTATTTGCCCTCGGTCTTGCACATGGTCAAAGCCAACAACGGGGCAGTCATTGATGCGGAAGATCTTTTCCAGGATGCACTGGTCGTTGCATTTGAAAAGATACAATCACCTGACTTCGCATTATCGTGCACTTTTAAAACCTATCTCTATTCCATTTGCCGGAATTTATGGATGCACCGGCTGGAAAAAATGAACAAGGAATTCATTCCTTACGAAATGATGGAAAATACCCTGACAGGGTACAATGATCAGGATAAATCCTTCCTTGAAGCGGAAAAGGAAAAGCTGTTCCACGATCATTTTTTACGCCTCGGTGAAAATTGCCAGAAAATCCTTTTTCTGGTATTTCAACGGTTCTCTTCCCGGGAAATAGCCAAAAAACTTGGTTTGAAGAGCGAGCTCTATGTACGAAAACGTAAGTCACAATGCAGGAAAATATTGTCCAGGAATATTAAACGAGATCCAATGTATAGTAAAATTAAGAACATACGGTATGAAGAGCGACCTTGA